The following coding sequences lie in one Arachis stenosperma cultivar V10309 chromosome 5, arast.V10309.gnm1.PFL2, whole genome shotgun sequence genomic window:
- the LOC130982981 gene encoding cytochrome P450 87A3-like has translation MWPLYLVALIIILPTFLAYRWKSPTCNGRLPPGSMGLPLVGETLQFFSPNTSDDISPFIKHRIKRYGSIFKTNLVGRPVVVSTDPDLNYFIFQQEGQVFQSWYPDTFTEIFGRQNVGSLHGFMYKYLKNMVLSLFGPESLKKMLSEVEHAACTSLQNWSCQDTVELKEATATMIFDLTAKKLISYDSKNSSENLRENFVAFIQGLISFPLDLPGTAYHKCLQGRKRAMKMLKKMLEERRAKPRKEQSDFFDYVVEELKKEGTILTEAIALDLMFVLLFASFETTSLAITYAIKVLSHNPLVLKQLQEEHESILKRREDPNSGVAWKEYKSMTYTFQFINETVRLANIVPGIFRKALREINFKGYTIPAGWAVMVCPPAVHLNPAKYQDPLSFNPSRWEGIELNGATRQFMAFGGGMRFCVGTDFTKVQMAVFIHCLVTKYRWNPIKGGNITRTPGLQFPDGFHVQMIKRDQSNQE, from the exons ATGTGGCCTCTGTATCTTGTAGCATTGATCATTATTTTGCCAACATTTTTGGCTTATAGATGGAAGAGTCCCACATGCAATGGAAGGCTTCCACCAGGTTCAATGGGGTTGCCACTTGTTGGTGAGACCCTTCAGTTCTTCTCTCCTAACACTTCTGATGACATTTCTCCCTTTATCAAGCACAGGATCAAAAG GTATGGATCAATATTCAAGACTAACTTGGTGGGAAGACCAGTGGTGGTATCAACAGACCCTGATCTGAATTACTTCATATTCCAGCAAGAGGGACAAGTGTTCCAGAGTTGGTACCCTGATACATTCACAGAGATCTTTGGGAGACAGAATGTAGGATCATTACATGGATTCATGTACAAGTACCTCAAGAACATGGTGCTGAGTCTTTTTGGTCCTGAAAGCCTTAAGAAGATGCTCTCTGAGGTTGAACATGCAGCATGCACTTCCTTACAAAACTGGTCATGTCAGGACACTGTTGAACTCAAAGAAGCAACAGCCACT ATGATATTTGATTTAACTGCCAAAAAACTCATCAGTTATGACTCCAAGAATTCATCAGAGAATCTAAGGGAGAACTTTGTTGCATTTATACAAGGACTTATCTCCTTCCCTCTTGACCTCCCAGGAACAGCATATCATAAATGTCTTCAG GGTAGGAAAAGGGCAATGAAGATGCTGAAGAAGATGCTTGAGGAAAGAAGAGCAAAGCCAAGGAAAGAGCAGAGTGATTTCTTTGACTATGTAGTTGAAGAACTCAAGAAAGAGGGAACAATCCTCACAGAAGCCATAGCCTTGGACCTCATGTTTGTCCTCCTCTTTGCAAGCTTTGAAACCACTTCTCTCGCAATCACTTACGCCATCAAAGTCCTTTCTCACAATCCCTTGGTCCTCAAGCAACTACAA GAAGAACATGAATCCATACTCAAAAGGCGCGAAGATCCTAACTCCGGAGTCGCATGGAAAGAATACAAATCAATGACATATACATTTCAG TTCATTAATGAAACTGTGAGACTTGCAAATATAGTTCCAGGAATCTTCAGAAAGGCACTAAGGGAAATTAATTTCAAAG GATATACCATACCAGCAGGTTGGGCAGTAATGGTGTGTCCCCCAGCTGTTCACTTAAATCCAGCCAAATATCAAGATCCTCTCTCCTTCAACCCTTCCAGATGGGAG GGAATAGAATTGAATGGTGCAACCAGACAATTCATGGCTTTCGGCGGCGGCATGAGATTTTGTGTTGGAACAGACTTCACTAAGGTTCAGATGGCTGTCTTTATTCATTGCTTGGTGACCAAGTACAG GTGGAACCCTATCAAAGGAGGGAATATTACTAGAACGCCTGGATTACAATTTCCAGATGGATTTCATGTTCAGATGATTAAAAGAGATCAAAGTAATCAAGAATGA
- the LOC130980456 gene encoding protein HAPLESS 2 translates to MAAAVQIISKSKLEKCEKNSNSDNDLNCTKKIVVNMAVPSGSSGGEASIVAELVEVEENSTTKMQTLRIPPIITVNKSAAFALYQLSYIRDVPYKPEEYYVRTRKCEPDASSNVVKICERLRDEEGHIIEKTQPICCPCGPQRRMPSSCGNFFDKLTKGKANTAHCVRFPGEWFHVFGIGRQTLEFSIRIQVKSGNKVSEVIVGPENKTVTSQDKFLRVNLIGDFVGYTSIPSFENFYLVVPRRGGPGQPQELGRNISMWMLLERVRFTLDGFECNKIGVSYEAFNQQPNFCSSPYWSCLHNQLWNYWEADLNRLSRNQTPLYGLEGQFERINQHPNAGGYSFSIGITEVLNTNLVIELSANDVEYVYQRSPGKILSVSIPTFEALTQFGVATITTKNTGDVEASYSLTFNCSKDVTLMEEQFLIMKPNEITNRSFKIYPNTDQASKYLCAAILKDSDYSEVDRAECQFTTMATVLDNGTQVCFFLGMPFQPPETDIGFFDSIEHMWTKLWTSFVDFVTGKSCRQKCSGFFDFKCHIQYVCLSWILMFGLFLAIFPAGIVVLWLLHEEGLFDPIYYWCDDTFVDDQIMDKQNYKYDKRHHHRQEAKHPKHGSQHRQRTSYEPKHKQRHKHSEGESGSFDHLHHVQKENHKHGHKKNKDIMLHNVDNRAHHKRKRNRDTSIGLVKEMKLNRDKHKQEL, encoded by the exons ATGGCCGCTGCAGTCCAAATCATTTCAAAGTCAAAACTGGAGAAATGCGAGAAAAACTCCAACTCTGATAACGACCTTAATTGCACCAAAAAAATCGTGGTCAACATGGCTGTTCCCAGTGGCTCA AGTGGAGGAGAGGCATCAATTGTTGCAGAGTTAGTGGAGGTGGAGGAAAACTCAACCACCAAGATGCAAACGCTGCGGATTCCACCTATCATAACTGTAAATAAATCTGCTGCTTTTGCATTGTATCAGTTATCATACATACGG GATGTTCCTTATAAACCTGAAGAGTACTATGTTAGGACACGAAAGTGTGAGCCAGATGCTAGTTCAAATGTTGTTAAGATATGCGAAAG ATTGCGGGATGAAGAAGGTCATATAATTGAAAAAACTCAG CCAATATGTTGTCCATGTGGACCACAACGACGGATGCCTTCATCATGTGGAAACTTCT TTGATAAATTGACAAAAGGAAAGGCTAACACGGCTCATTGTGTGCGCTTTCCAGGTGAGTG GTTTCATGTATTTGGTATTGGACGGCAAACCTTGGAATTTAGTATTCGAATACAGGTCAAGAGTGGGAACAAAGTTTCG GAAGTGATTGTGGGTCCTGAAAACAAAACAGTGACATCTCAAGATAAATTTTTGAGGGTTAATCTTATTGGAGATTTTGTTGGGTATACAAGTATACCATCTTTTGAGAATTTCTATCTTGTTGTACCAAGACGG GGTGGCCCTGGTCAGCCACAGGAATTGGGAAGAAATATATCAATGTGGATGCTACTTGAAAGAGTTAGATTTACTTTAGATGGTTTTGAATGTAACAAAATTGGTGTTAGTTAtgaagctttcaatcaacaaccAAACTTTTGCTCTTCACCCTATTGGAGTTGTTTGCACAATCAACTCTGGAATTATTGGGAG GCTGATTTGAACCGCCTAAGTAGGAACCAGACGCCACTCTATGGTTTGGAAGGACAATTTGAAAGGATAAATCAGCATCCA AATGCAGGGGGTTATTCTTTCTCCATAGGTATTACAGAGGTTCTTAATACAAACCTTGTGATAGAATTAAGTGCCAATGATGTAGAGTACGTTTATCAAAG GAGCCCTGGAAAGATTCTCAGTGTTAGTATCCCTACATTTGAAGCTTTAACTCAATTTGGAGTTGCTACAATCACTACTAAGAATACTGGTGATGTGGAAGCATCATATAGTTTGACG TTTAATTGCTCCAAGGATGTCACCTTAATGGAG gaacaatttttaataatgaagcCAAATGAGATTACAAACAGATCATTTAAAATATACCCGAACACGGATCAAGCCTCAAAATATTTATGTGCAG CTATACTAAAAGATTCTGATTATAGCGAAGTTGATAGAGCTGAATGTCAGTTTACTACTATGGCAACTGTTCTTGATAATGGAACCCAAGTATGTTTTTTTCTG GGAATGCCTTTTCAACCACCAGAGACTGACATTGGTTTCTTTGATTCTATTGAGCACATGTGGACCAAACTATGGACAAGCTTTGTAGACTTTGTTACTGGAAAATCTTGCag GCAAAAATGCTCTGGTTTCTTTGACTTCAAGTGCCACATACAATATGTATGCTTGAGTTGGATATTGATGTTTGGTTTATTTCTAGCAATATTTCCAGCAG GGATTGTGGTATTATGGCTTTTGCATGAGGAAGGCCTATTTGACCCTATTTATTACTGGTGCGACGACACCTTTGTCGACGATCAAATCATGGATAAACAGAACTACAAATATGACAAAAGACACCACCATAGACAAGAAGCTAAGCACCCTAAGCATGGTTCCCAACACAGGCAAAGGACTAGTTATGAGCCCAAGCATAAGCAAAGGCATAAGCATTCTGAAGGAGAGTCTGGTAGTTTTGATCATTTGCATCATGTTCAGAAAGAAAATCACAAGCATGGACACAAGAAGAATAAAGATATCATGTTGCATAATGTTGACAATCGTGCTCATCATAAGCGTAAGAGAAATCGAGACACTTCAATCGGATTAGTCAAGGAGATGAAGCTGAATCGTGACAAACACAAACAAGAGTTGTAG